The Antarcticibacterium sp. 1MA-6-2 genome has a window encoding:
- a CDS encoding DUF1989 domain-containing protein, whose protein sequence is MVYKIEKQSGAAFKLKKGQRLKVIDPQGEQVSDMVLFNAEDLREKISSGKTLDFEENLLITKGDFLWSNRSNKMMEILEDTNGRNDFLLAPCSPETFQIMYKNPEYHPSCFENLYTNLEQFGIEPDDIPTAFNIFMNVQFQPDGKLSVDPPMSKAGDYVLFEAQMDLVVGLTACSAEDSNNGSFKPIHYEIVD, encoded by the coding sequence ATGGTTTATAAAATTGAAAAACAATCTGGTGCCGCATTTAAACTAAAAAAGGGTCAGAGATTAAAGGTTATAGATCCACAGGGAGAACAGGTTAGTGATATGGTTCTTTTTAATGCTGAAGATCTTCGGGAGAAAATATCATCTGGTAAAACATTAGATTTTGAGGAAAATCTCCTTATTACCAAAGGCGACTTTTTATGGAGTAACCGCAGCAATAAAATGATGGAGATCCTGGAAGACACCAATGGGAGAAATGATTTCCTTCTTGCTCCCTGCAGCCCGGAGACTTTTCAAATTATGTATAAGAACCCGGAATATCACCCGAGTTGCTTTGAAAATCTCTATACCAACCTGGAGCAGTTTGGTATTGAACCAGATGATATACCCACCGCTTTCAATATCTTTATGAACGTACAGTTTCAACCCGACGGGAAACTGAGTGTAGATCCACCTATGAGTAAGGCAGGGGATTATGTTCTATTTGAAGCTCAAATGGATCTTGTAGTAGGCCTTACCGCCTGTTCGGCTGAGGATAGTAATAACGGTAGTTTTAAGCCTATCCACTACGAGATTGTAGATTGA
- a CDS encoding FMN-binding negative transcriptional regulator yields MVQGERLLATHIPVLAIGSPDDFYLFAHIANHNEQLHHLKDGAEALIVFQGPHSYVSSSWYKEKDISTWDYSAVHVNAKIAVQTDWELEESLQKLIARFERDQDKPLYYQDIPEDIIRDHLPYITGFWLQS; encoded by the coding sequence GTGGTACAGGGGGAGCGCCTGCTTGCAACTCATATTCCGGTTTTGGCTATAGGATCTCCAGATGATTTCTACCTATTTGCGCATATAGCAAATCACAATGAACAACTACACCATCTTAAAGATGGTGCAGAGGCTCTAATTGTTTTTCAGGGCCCTCATTCTTATGTTTCATCTTCCTGGTATAAAGAAAAAGACATTAGCACCTGGGATTATTCCGCAGTTCATGTAAATGCAAAAATTGCTGTTCAAACAGATTGGGAGCTGGAGGAATCTCTTCAAAAACTTATCGCAAGATTTGAAAGAGATCAGGATAAACCTTTATACTACCAGGATATTCCGGAAGATATTATTAGGGACCACCTGCCTTATATTACGGGGTTTTGGTTACAATCCTGA
- the gntA gene encoding guanitoxin biosynthesis heme-dependent pre-guanitoxin N-hydroxylase GntA produces the protein MKVSTKKLSAEKTKVSPENKEIHNEFKNFILEKNHPCVMAQTVFTMDKVDFHVYENFGSKNTSAKILRDIKTYLSRYDFESNDFLTFFAVFKDRKKYTEEQFEELLWKQLQFLHELDEQPWDPAVSSDPANKDFSFSINGKAFYMVGLHPNSSRMARQSPYPALAFNLHWQFERLREMGTYQTVRDKIRERDTELQGSTNPMLEDFGASSEAKQYSGRKVGEEWKCPFLQAQK, from the coding sequence ATGAAAGTAAGTACTAAAAAACTTTCTGCTGAGAAAACAAAAGTTTCTCCGGAAAATAAAGAAATCCATAACGAATTTAAAAATTTTATCCTTGAAAAAAACCATCCCTGTGTAATGGCACAAACGGTTTTTACCATGGATAAAGTAGATTTTCACGTCTACGAGAACTTTGGATCTAAAAATACATCAGCAAAGATATTAAGAGATATTAAGACATATCTCTCCCGGTATGATTTTGAGTCTAATGACTTTCTTACCTTCTTTGCAGTATTTAAGGATCGAAAAAAGTATACGGAGGAACAATTCGAAGAGTTGTTGTGGAAGCAACTTCAGTTTCTGCACGAGTTGGATGAGCAGCCTTGGGATCCTGCAGTAAGTTCAGATCCTGCTAATAAGGATTTTAGTTTCAGTATAAACGGGAAAGCCTTTTATATGGTTGGCCTGCATCCAAACAGCTCCAGGATGGCGAGACAAAGTCCTTATCCTGCTTTGGCTTTTAATTTACACTGGCAGTTTGAAAGATTACGGGAAATGGGAACTTATCAAACTGTAAGGGATAAGATTAGGGAACGTGATACCGAACTGCAGGGAAGTACAAATCCTATGCTTGAGGATTTTGGGGCGAGCAGCGAGGCTAAACAATATAGTGGAAGAAAAGTTGGAGAAGAATGGAAATGTCCGTTTCTTCAGGCTCAAAAATAA
- a CDS encoding SemiSWEET family sugar transporter has protein sequence MALGWTDILGLIAGICTTVAVIPQIWKAWKTKKVKDVSPGMFIVLLVGLALWVVYGVTKKDMPIIATNGLALCLNGFMLFLMVRY, from the coding sequence ATGGCATTAGGTTGGACAGACATCTTGGGATTGATTGCGGGTATTTGTACTACAGTTGCTGTTATTCCACAAATTTGGAAGGCGTGGAAAACAAAAAAAGTTAAAGATGTTTCTCCGGGAATGTTTATCGTGCTTCTCGTAGGCCTGGCCTTGTGGGTGGTGTATGGAGTAACTAAAAAGGATATGCCTATTATTGCAACAAATGGTTTGGCATTATGCCTAAACGGGTTTATGCTTTTTCTAATGGTTCGCTACTAA
- a CDS encoding SDR family oxidoreductase, which yields MDKPKQFQDQDQSQPGEQYKMNPEPEIIRENYKGSGKLKGKIALITGGDSGIGRSVAVCFAREGANVAIIYLTEDEDAEETRRLVEKEGRKCLIIEGDLKEKDFCENVVKQTVKEFGALNIVVNNAAVQFPKENVEEISAEQVQETFNTNIFPYFNIVKEALKHLREGDTIINTTSVTAYRGSAHLLDYSSTKGAIVSFTRSLAKMLANKNIRVNGVAPGPIWTPLIPATFSGKKVEEFGQDTPLGRAGQPSEVAPAFVFLASEDSSYITGQIIHVNGGDFIGG from the coding sequence ATGGATAAGCCAAAACAGTTTCAGGATCAGGACCAGTCACAACCAGGGGAGCAGTATAAAATGAATCCTGAACCGGAAATTATAAGGGAAAATTATAAAGGCAGCGGTAAACTTAAGGGTAAAATAGCTTTAATAACAGGGGGAGACAGTGGGATTGGTAGAAGTGTGGCGGTGTGTTTCGCAAGAGAAGGCGCCAACGTAGCAATTATATATCTTACCGAAGATGAAGATGCGGAGGAAACCAGGAGACTGGTAGAGAAGGAAGGCCGGAAGTGCCTTATCATTGAAGGTGATCTTAAAGAGAAAGACTTTTGTGAAAATGTAGTAAAACAAACTGTGAAGGAATTTGGAGCTCTGAATATTGTGGTTAATAATGCAGCAGTACAATTTCCAAAAGAAAATGTAGAGGAAATATCTGCTGAACAGGTACAGGAAACTTTTAATACAAACATTTTTCCCTATTTCAACATAGTAAAAGAAGCCCTTAAGCACCTGAGGGAGGGCGATACGATTATTAATACTACCTCTGTTACTGCATACAGGGGAAGTGCTCATTTATTAGATTATTCCAGCACAAAAGGGGCGATCGTTTCTTTTACCCGCTCCCTTGCAAAGATGCTGGCTAATAAGAATATTAGAGTTAACGGAGTGGCTCCCGGCCCCATATGGACCCCATTAATTCCTGCGACCTTTAGTGGCAAAAAAGTAGAAGAATTCGGGCAGGATACCCCATTAGGAAGGGCAGGTCAACCCAGCGAAGTAGCTCCTGCTTTCGTGTTTTTGGCAAGTGAAGACAGTAGCTATATTACAGGACAAATAATCCATGTGAACGGGGGAGACTTTATAGGAGGTTAG
- a CDS encoding glycerophosphodiester phosphodiesterase family protein: protein MELIQKIGHRGAKGHLAENTLESIAKALEFGVDSVEIDVHRCLSGELVVIHDFTLDRTTNGSGDVDQKSLSELKSFLVEEKYRIPLLTEVLDLIVGKCKINIELKGSNTATATCEIIKASVDNGNWKYSDVIVSSFQQKELLRVFEINPEVPIGILSKASISEAIELGIKLKAKAIHPSIGIISRSKVLECQEKGFDVNVWTVNEHKAISRMKKFGVTGIISDYPDWL, encoded by the coding sequence ATGGAATTGATACAAAAAATTGGGCATCGTGGGGCCAAAGGTCATCTAGCTGAAAACACCCTGGAGAGTATTGCCAAAGCTTTGGAATTTGGAGTGGATTCTGTGGAAATAGATGTACACCGCTGCCTATCCGGGGAACTGGTTGTAATCCATGACTTCACCCTGGATCGCACTACGAACGGAAGCGGAGATGTGGATCAAAAATCACTTTCAGAATTAAAATCTTTTCTTGTTGAAGAAAAGTATAGGATCCCTCTACTTACTGAAGTTCTTGATCTTATTGTTGGAAAATGCAAAATTAATATTGAGCTGAAGGGCTCCAACACAGCAACAGCTACCTGTGAAATTATTAAAGCAAGTGTTGACAATGGCAACTGGAAATACAGCGACGTCATTGTTTCCAGTTTTCAGCAGAAGGAACTTTTAAGAGTGTTTGAAATAAATCCTGAAGTTCCTATCGGGATCTTAAGCAAAGCAAGTATTTCTGAAGCAATTGAACTGGGTATTAAATTGAAAGCAAAAGCCATACATCCTTCTATTGGAATTATTAGCCGCAGCAAAGTGCTAGAATGCCAGGAAAAAGGTTTTGATGTAAATGTTTGGACGGTGAATGAACATAAGGCTATTTCCCGAATGAAAAAATTTGGAGTAACAGGAATAATTTCCGATTATCCTGACTGGCTTTGA
- a CDS encoding NAD(P)/FAD-dependent oxidoreductase: MKGYDIIIIGGGAAGFFAAINAAEFKPGASILILERGKEVLTKVRISGGGRCNVTHAEFLPAELIKNYPRGEKELRGPFHTFMTGDTIAWFEERGIELKIEEDGRMFPVSDSSETIIDCFLSEVRRHGIRVKTNQPVQDIQKSGDNWVISMGKESYFSEKILIATGSNPKIWKMLEKLGHTITAAVPSLFTFNIRDERIKDLPGISTFADVKVEGEKLESSGPLLITHWGMSGPAILKLSAWGARELHNLNYSFKIIVNWLPAYSSEAILEKLKDLKFEHAKQQISKYSQFELPKRLWQNLVRAAGINETEIWADLNKNQLQSLSFQLCDSRFQVNGKSTFKEEFVTAGGVNLEEVNFKTFESKLQKDLYFAGEVLNIDAITGGFNFQNAWTGAFLAAKAMTE, encoded by the coding sequence ATGAAGGGATACGATATTATCATAATTGGAGGTGGGGCTGCGGGTTTTTTTGCGGCGATAAATGCTGCCGAATTTAAGCCCGGTGCGAGTATCCTAATCCTTGAACGGGGGAAAGAAGTTCTTACCAAAGTACGCATCTCGGGAGGAGGGCGGTGCAACGTTACTCATGCCGAATTTCTTCCGGCAGAGTTGATAAAAAATTATCCGCGGGGAGAGAAAGAACTGCGCGGTCCGTTCCATACTTTTATGACAGGGGATACGATCGCTTGGTTCGAGGAGCGGGGAATAGAATTAAAAATTGAAGAAGACGGGAGAATGTTTCCGGTTTCCGATTCTTCAGAAACTATAATTGATTGTTTCCTTTCAGAAGTTAGAAGACACGGAATAAGGGTTAAGACAAATCAACCTGTGCAGGACATTCAGAAATCGGGAGATAACTGGGTAATTTCTATGGGTAAGGAAAGTTATTTTTCAGAAAAAATCCTAATAGCAACGGGAAGCAATCCAAAGATTTGGAAGATGCTCGAAAAGTTGGGTCATACAATTACTGCTGCTGTTCCATCCCTTTTTACTTTTAATATTCGGGACGAAAGAATAAAGGATCTTCCGGGGATTTCCACTTTTGCAGATGTAAAGGTCGAAGGTGAAAAACTGGAAAGCAGCGGCCCCTTATTGATCACACATTGGGGAATGAGCGGTCCTGCAATTTTAAAACTTTCAGCCTGGGGAGCACGAGAACTCCATAATTTGAATTACAGCTTTAAGATCATTGTCAACTGGCTTCCTGCCTATTCTTCTGAAGCAATTCTGGAGAAACTTAAAGACCTGAAATTTGAACATGCAAAACAACAGATATCCAAATATTCCCAATTTGAACTTCCGAAGAGACTTTGGCAAAACCTCGTAAGAGCTGCAGGAATTAATGAAACCGAAATTTGGGCAGACCTGAATAAGAATCAGCTACAGAGTTTGAGTTTTCAACTTTGCGATTCCCGGTTTCAGGTAAATGGCAAAAGCACTTTTAAAGAGGAATTCGTAACTGCCGGAGGGGTAAATTTGGAAGAGGTTAATTTTAAAACTTTTGAGAGTAAGCTTCAGAAAGATCTATATTTTGCAGGCGAGGTATTAAATATTGATGCTATAACAGGAGGATTTAATTTTCAAAATGCCTGGACCGGAGCCTTTTTAGCGGCAAAAGCTATGACAGAATAA
- a CDS encoding mevalonate kinase — protein sequence MKGPLFYSKILLFGEYGIIKDSKGLSIPYNFYNGALKVDENPDEAAQKSNQSLQRFAAYLEDLQKKNPELVSFDLESLNSDIAKGMYFDSSIPQGYGVGSSGALVAAIYDEYAQDKITVLENLTRDKLLKLKKIFGEMESFFHGKSSGLDPLNSYLSIPILINSKDNIEPAGIPSQTENGKGAVFLLDSGTIGETAPMVQIFMENMQQEPFRKMLKEQFVKHTDACVDDFLKGDVKSLFGNIKKLSHVVLDNFKPMIPAQFHNLWKNGIETNEYYLKLCGSGGGGYILGFTEDIDKARLALKDYRLEVVYNF from the coding sequence ATGAAAGGACCATTATTTTATTCTAAGATTCTTCTTTTTGGAGAATATGGAATTATTAAAGATTCCAAAGGTTTATCAATTCCTTATAATTTTTACAACGGTGCTTTAAAAGTGGATGAAAATCCAGATGAAGCTGCGCAAAAATCAAATCAAAGTCTTCAGCGCTTTGCTGCTTATCTTGAAGATCTTCAAAAAAAGAATCCGGAGCTGGTCTCTTTTGATCTGGAATCACTCAATAGCGATATTGCCAAAGGCATGTATTTTGACTCCAGCATTCCACAGGGATATGGCGTGGGAAGCAGTGGAGCTTTAGTAGCAGCAATTTATGATGAATACGCCCAGGATAAAATTACAGTTCTTGAAAATCTTACAAGGGATAAACTGTTAAAGCTGAAAAAGATCTTTGGGGAAATGGAATCTTTTTTTCACGGAAAATCTTCGGGCCTTGATCCTCTTAACAGTTACCTAAGCATTCCAATCCTTATCAATTCAAAAGATAATATTGAACCTGCAGGCATACCTTCCCAAACTGAAAATGGGAAAGGAGCAGTATTCCTTCTTGACAGCGGCACGATTGGAGAAACCGCACCAATGGTACAGATCTTTATGGAAAATATGCAGCAGGAACCTTTTAGAAAAATGCTGAAAGAGCAGTTTGTAAAGCATACTGATGCCTGTGTAGATGATTTCCTGAAGGGTGATGTAAAATCCCTGTTCGGCAATATTAAAAAACTTTCCCACGTCGTCCTCGACAACTTTAAGCCAATGATTCCCGCACAATTTCACAATTTGTGGAAGAATGGTATTGAGACTAATGAATATTATCTCAAACTCTGCGGCTCAGGAGGAGGAGGATATATCCTGGGGTTTACAGAGGATATTGACAAAGCCCGGCTGGCACTGAAAGATTACAGGTTAGAAGTAGTGTACAACTTCTAG